The Microbacterium trichothecenolyticum sequence CTACGCCCGTGCCGGCATGCTCGAGGTGATGAACCAGGACTACATCCGTACGGCACGCGCGAAGGGGCTCCCCGAGCGGACGGTGATCATGCGGCACGGTCTGCGGAACATGTTGATTCCCATCGTCACCCTGGTGGCGACCGACGTCGGAGCGCTGCTCGGTGGCGCCGTCATCACGGAGCAGGTCTTCGCCATTCCCGGCATGGGGCAGCTGTTCGTCTCCTCCATCCGTCGTGTCGACGTCAACCCGGTCATGGGCTACTTCATCGTGATCGCCATCACCGCCATCGTCTTCAACTTCCTGGCCGATCTCGCCTACGCCGCGCTCGACCCCCGCGTGCGAGTGGTCGCATGATCGCCGCCGACCGATCCCCGGAGGTCTCCCGATGACCCAGATGCTTCCCGAACCCGCGAACGTCGACGCCCCGGCTCCCGCCGACGAGCGCGACACGGTCGGAGTGAGCCAGGGCCGCCTGGTCCTCCGACGATTCCTGGCCAACAAGGTCGCCGTCGTCTCCGGCATCCTGTTCATCCTGCTGGCGATCTTCTCCGTCTCCGCGATCGGGGTCGGGCCGATCCCCGGATGGTGGAAGTACGACTACACGACGCTGAACCCGCAGAGCAACGGTGGCGCACCGAGCCTGTCGGTGGTCCCCTTCGTCATCGGCGACCACCCGTTCGGGCAGGACCGCATCGGCATCGACTACTTCGCGATGACGATGCGCGGCATCCAGAACTCGATCCTCGTCATGCTCATCATCAGCATCGTGGGCACGACCGTCGGCACCGTCATCGGCGCTCTGGCCGGGTACTACCGCGGCTGGGTCGACTCGGTGCTCATGCGCATCACCGATGTGTTCATCGTCATCCCGATCATCGTCATCGGTGCGGTCGTCGGACGCGCCACGGGCGGTCTCGGCGTGATCCCGCTGGCCTTCTTCCTCGCGATGGTGTCGTGGACGACCATCGCCCGCCTCGTGCGCGCCGAGTTCCTGTCGCTGCGCGAGCGCGAGTTCGTCGAGGCCGCGCGCGTAGCCGGTGCCAGTGACGCGCGCATCATCTTCAAGCACATCCTTCCCAACGCGGTCGGCGTGGTCATCGTCGCGGCGACCCTGCTCGCGGCGGCGGCGATCCTGCTCGAGACGGCGTTGAGCTACCTGCAGCTGGGTGTGCGCCCGCCGGACGTGTCCTTGGGCCTGATCATCTCCGACAACCAGTCGGCGTTCTCGACGCGCCCGTGGCTGTTCTGGTGGCCCGCCGGCTTCATCGTGCTGCTCGCCGTGCTCGTCAACTTCGTGGGCGACGGTCTTCGTGACGCATTCGACCCGCGCCAGAAGCGCTTCTCGCTGCGGCGCACCAAGGAGCAGGCCGCGTCGGCGACCTCTGCTCCCGCGAGCACCCAGGCGCGAGTGCACCCGGAGACCCCCTCGTCATGACGACCGTCTTCGGGCGCGGCTCACACGAGGGCGACCGCCGCGACGACACCGGCGGCGCCGGCGACCAGCAGCAGCAGGTTGCCGAGGCGCACCGTCGTGACGACGCGCGTGCTCTCGGCCACGCCCGCCTCGATGCGGCCGGCGTCGCGCAGGGCGTGCCAGCGGGCGCGCACCATCTCGGCTGCGCGTCCCGAGTCGGTGTTCGCCAGTTCGCCCGGCCGGGTCTGCGGCGCGGACGCGTCGTCGCTGCGGCGATGAGCGCGCGCGGCGCGAAGGGACCCGGTCGCACCCGGCGCCGGTGCGGCGGTCACCCCGATGCGACGGCCCGGGGTGTGCAGCTGGAGCGCGTAGCGGGTGTCGACGTGGATCAGCGCGGCCCACGGGACGCGGTAGCGCACCGCGATGTTGTCGACCTCGACGCCCTCGTCGTCCACCGACACCGAGGGCGACCACAGCACGGCGGTCACGAGCGCTGCGGCGCCGAGCGCGCCCACGATCACCGCGGCCGGAGCCTCGGTGGCCGCGGGCGTCACGAGCAGACCGATCGCCACGGCAGCGATGATCGCCCAGACGACGGCGCACAGGACACGGGTGAACGTCGATCGGAACGTCTGGCGTGGCATCCCCTGATTCTTTCATTCCCCGATCACTCACTCCCCGCACGCGGGGCCGAGAGGACAATCTGATGAGCACGACCGAGAAGGCCGCAATCCCGGCCCTGGAGATGACCGACCTCAGCGTCGACTTCGCGGTCGACGACGTCTGGGTTCCCGCCGCCAAGCACCTCACCTACTCCATCGCCCGCGGCCAGGTCGTCGCCGTCGTCGGGGAATCGGGTTCGGGTAAGAGCGTCAGCTCTATGGCGGTGCTCGATCTGTTGCCGCGCAACAGCCGCGTCCGCGGGAGCATCAAGGTCAACGGCCGTGAGGTGAACGGCTTGTCCGCCTCACAGATGCGACAGCTGCGGGGTCCGGAGGTGGCGGCGATCTTCCAGGAGCCGATGACGGCGCTGAACCCCGTGCTGACGGTCGGATCGCAGATCATCGAGGCACTGCGCGCGCACCGGCCGATCGCTCCCGCACAGGCCAAGGCACGCGCGCTCGAACTGCTCGAGATGGTCGGTCTGCCCGACCCGGCGAAGGCGTTCGCGTCGTACCCGCACCAGCTGTCGGGCGGTCAGCGCCAGCGCGCGATGATCGCGCAGTCGATCAGCCTCGAGCCCGCCCTGCTCATCGCCGACGAGCCGACCACGGCACTCGACGTGACGGTGCAGGCCGAGATCCTCGACCTCATCCGCGACCTGCGCGACCGTCTCGACTCGGCCGTGCTGCTCATCACGCACGACATGGGCGTGGTGGCCGACCTCGCCGACTGGATCGTCGTGATGAAGTCGGGCGATATCGTCGAGCAGGGTCCGGCCGTGCAGGTGCTCGGCGACCCGCAGGACTCGTACACGAAAGAACTGCTCGCATCGGTGCCGCGCCTGGGGGAGACGCTCGAGGGTGAACCGATCGTCGACGTGGTCGAGGCGCTGGCCGCCGCCGTCGCAGAGGGACCCGCGCGCACCGAGGCCATCGCCCTCGCCGCCGCCGCTCCCGAGATCGCCCACCCCGTGCTGCAGCTCGACAACGTCTCGATCGAGTACGGCAAGAAGGGTCGCGTCGCGGCCTTCCGCGCCGTCGACGATGTCACGCTCGGCATCGCCGAGGGCGAGATCGTGGGCCTGGTGGGGGAGTCCGGCTCGGGCAAGTCCACCATCGGGCGCGCGGCCATCGGCCTGCAGCCCATCGCCGACGGTCGTCTCGTGGTCGACGGCGTCGACATCTCCAGCGGTTCGCGCAAGCGCATCAAGTCACTGCGACGCCGCGTGGGCATCGTGTTCCAGGACCCGTCGTCGTCTCTGAACCCGCGTCTGCCGATCGGGGAGTCCATCGGTGAGCCGCTGTTCCTCGCCGGCGAGGCGAAGGGCGCCGAGCTCGACGCCCGTGTCGAGAAGCTCCTCGACGAGGTGCGCCTGCCCCGCAGCTACCGCAACCGCTACCCGCACGAGCTGTCGGGTGGTCAGAAGCAGCGCGTCGGCATCGCGCGCGCGCTGTCGCTGCAGCCGCGTCTGCTCGTCGCCGACGAGCCGACGAGCGCGCTCGACGTGTCGGTGCAGGCACGCGTGCTCGAACTGCTCAGCGAGTTGCAGAAGGAGCACCGCTTCGCCTGTCTGTTCATCAGTCACGACCTGGCCGTCGTGGATGCCATGGCCGACCGCATCGTCGTGCTCAACCGCGGCAAGATCGCCGAGCAGGGCACGCGCGACGAGATCCTGCGCGCGCCCAAGGAGCCGTACACCCAGCGCCTCATCGCCGCCATCCCGGTGCCCGACGTCGAGGTGCAGGCCGCGCGTCGTGAGCTTCGGCACGAGCTGTTGCGCGAGACTCCGGCATCCTGAGATCGCGCAGAAAGGGGTGGGATCCGCGCGATCCCGCCCCTTTCTGCTGCCTGCCAGGCAGTGTCGCGCCTGCCCGGTAGACTGGTCACGCTCGATTTCCGGGCGCACCCCGAATTTTCCTGGAGACCCTCCATGGCGCACGCCCTTCGTCCTGACCTCCGTAACGTCGCGATCGTCGCGCACGTCGACCACGGCAAGACGACCCTCGTCGACGCCATGCTCCGCCAGACCGGCTCGTTCGGCGACCACGCGCACGTCGAGGAGCGCGCGATGGACTCGAACGACCTGGAGCGCGAGAAGGGCATCACGATCCTCGCCAAGAACACGGCGATCGAGTACAACGGCATCCACACGGACGTGCCCGTCACGATCAACGTGATCGACACCCCCGGCCACGCCGACTTCGGTGGCGAGGTCGAGCGCGGTCTGTCGATGGTCGACGGCGTCGTGCTGCTGGTCGACGCGTCCGAGGGCCCGCTGCCCCAGACCCGCTTCGTGCTGCGCAAGGCGCTCGAGGCGAAGCTCCCCGTCATCCTGCTGGTCAACAAGACCGACCGCCCCGACGCCCGTATCGCCGAGGTGGAGGAAGAGGCGCACGACCTGCTGCTGGGCCTGGCGTCCGACCTCGTCGACGACGTGCCCGACCTCGACGTCGACGCGCTGCTCGACGTGCCGGTGGTCTACGCCTCCGGCCGTGCGGGCGCGGCATCCCTGAACCGCCCCGACAACGGCGCGCTGCCCGACAACGACGACCTCGAGCCGCTGTTCGCCGCGATCCTCGAGCACGTCCCGGCTCCGTCCTACGACGACGAGGCGCCGCTGCAGGCGTGGGTCACGAACCTCGACTCCTCGCCGTTCCTCGGTCGCCTCGCCCTGCTGCGCGTGTTCAACGGCACGCTGAAGAAGGGCCAGACGGTCGCGTGGGTGCGCTCCGACGGCACCACGAGCAACGCCCGCGTGACCGAGCTGCTGAAGACCCGCGCGCTCGAGCGTTTCCCCGCCGAAGACGCCGGCCCCGGCGACATCGTCGCCATCGCCGGTTTCCCCGACATCACGATCGGCGAGACCATCGCCGACCCCGAGGACGTGCGGCCCCTGCCGGCCATCACGGTCGACGACCCCGCCATCTCGATGACGATCGGCACCAACACCTCGCCGCTCATGGGCAAGGTCAAGGGCCACAAGCTCACCGCGCGCATGGTGAAGGACCGCCTCGACCGTGAGCTCATCGGTAACGTCTCGCTGAAGGTCGTCGACATCGGACGTCCGGATGCCTGGGAGGTCCAGGGCCGCGGCGAACTCGCGCTCGCGATCCTCGTCGAGAACATGCGTCGTGAGGGCTTCGAGCTCACCGTCGGCAAGCCCCAGGTGGTCACCAAGCGCGGCGACGACGGCAAGCTCAAGGAGCCCTACGAGCACCTGACGATCGACGCCCCCGAGGAGCACCTCGGTGCGATCACGCAGCTCATGGCCGCCCGCAAGGGTCGCATGGACAACATGACCAACCACGGCACCGGCTGGGTGCGCATGGAGTTCGTCGTGCCCTCGCGCGGCCTCATCGGCTTCCGCAGCGAGTTCCTGACAATCACGCGCGGCACCGGCATCGCCAACGCCATCTCGCACGGCTACGACGACTGGGCGGGCTCGATCACCACGCGCCAGAACGGCTCGATCGTCGCGGACCGCATGGGTGTCGTCACGCCGTTCGCCATGATCGCACTGCAGGAGCGCATGAGCTTCTTCGTCCAGCCCACCGAAGAGGTCTACGAGGGCATGGTCATCGGCGAGAACTCGCGCGCCGACGACATGGACGTCAACATCACCAAGGAGAAGAAGCTCACGAACATGCGTTCGTCGACCTCCGACTCCTTCGAGTCGATGACGCCCCCGCGCGTGCTCACGCTGGAGGAGTCGCTCGAGTTCGCCCGCGACGACGAATGCGTCGAGGTCACGCCCGAGAAGGTGCGCATCCGCAAGGTCGTGCTCGACGCGACCGAGCGCGGCCGCGCCGCCTCCCGCGCCAAGCGTCAGGATGCCAACGCGTAAGCGCCGCGTCCGCGAACGGCCCCGCCCAGCTCACGCTGCGCGGGGCCGTTCCGCACTCGGGCGTCGTCCGCGCCTCCCGCGCTTCCCGCGCTCGGCCGTTGCCTCGCGCGATGGCGTGGCCCTCGCGCGTGGTGCGCCGCGACCAGATCGTTGAGTGTCCGAGACACGCCGCGATGCCTGGCCCGGTTGCGGCGTGTTTCGGACACTCAACAGGTCGGTGATGCCGTGCGTGCCGGTGGCTGGTCGCGGTCGGAGGCGGCGGTGTACCCGGTCAGTGTCCAGGACACGCCGTGATGCTTTACCCGGTTGCGGCGTCTTCTGGACACTCAACGGGATGGCGACGGAGGTGGCGTGCGCCGGGTCAGTGCGACTCGACGACGCACACGGCGCTCATGCCGGGCGTCAGCGCCTCGAACACGTGCGGGGCGTCGCCGGAGTACGACAGGTAGTCGCCGGGGGAGAGGTCGTACGGGGCGTCGGCCGGGCCGATGCGTCCGCGCCCGGAGACCAGCACGATGTGCTCGACGGTGCCACGCGGATGCGGCTCCGACACGCGAGGGGCGCCGGGCTCGGCGCTGAGCAGATAGATGTCGCGGCGGGCGTGCGGTGGACTCGCCGAGAGCAGGACCGCCAGATACGCGGATGCCGATGACGGTACCGCCGCGGCCGCCTCTCCGGCGCGGATCAGGGTGGGCGAGCGAACGCCCTCGTCCACCAGGACGGCGAAGGGGATCTCCAGCGCCGACGCGAGGGCCCACAGCGTCTCGACGCTGGGATTGCCGCCGCCGTTCTCGAGCTGCGAGACCGTCGCCTTGGCTACGCCGGCGCGTCGCGCGAGTTCCGAAACGCTGAGGTCGCGTCTCTCGCGCTCGCGACGGAGGGTGGCCGCGATACGGTCGCCGAGATCGGTCATGTGTTCATTATGCTTGCCGATTGTTCGACTTGACGAACGACTCGGTCTCGTTCACCATGATGTCCATGCGTTCGCTATCCCGAACACCCGAGGGTGTCGCCGCTCGACAGGGGATGGCGGTGGCTCTCGCGACGAGCGCGTACGGCATCTCTTTCGGCGCCCTGTCTGTGGCATCCGGACTCGACGTCTGGCAGACGTGCGTGCTGAGCCTGCTGATGTTCACAGGTGGATCGCAGTTCGCCTTCGTCGGCGTCATCGCCGCCGGGGGCGTGGCTGCGGCACCGGCCGCGATCGCGTCGGCCGTGTTGCTCGGCGTTCGTAACGCCGCCTACGCGATGCGCATGTCGCCGGTTGTCGCGGGCGGGTTCTGGCGCAAGGCCGGAGCGGTGCAGTTCACGATCGACGAGTCGGTCGCCGTAGGACTCGCGCAGACCGAGTCTCGTGCGCGGCGGGTGGGCTTCTGGGTCACGGGTGTGGCCATCTGGGTCGGCTGGAATCTGTCGACCCTCCTCGGGGCGCTGCTCGGCGATGTGCTGGGCGACCCCCGCGCCTACGGTTTGGATGCCGCTGCCGCGGCCGCCTTCCTCGCTCTGCTCTGGCCGCGCCTGCGCGGACGACAGCCCTTCGCCGTCGCGGCGGGGGCCGCGGTCGTCGCGGCGCTGCTCACGCCCGCTCTCATGCCTGGCATTCCCGTCATCGCGGCCGCGGGCGTCGCTGTGGCGGTGGGCATGTTCGAGCCGCGTCGTCGTGCCCCCATGCCCGTAGGCATCGCCGAGGAGAAGGGGATGCCATGACCCTGTGGACCGCCGTGCTCCTGGCATCCGTTCTCTGCGCCGCGCTGAAGGGGATCGGGTATCTGCTGCCGGCGCGGTGGCTCGAGGCGCCGCGCCCCGCCCGCATCGCCGACCTGCTCACCGTGGCGCTGCTGTCGGCACTCGTGGTCGTGCAGACGGTGGCGGCGGGGTCGGAGATCGCGATCGATGCGCGGGTGCCGGCCGTGGCCGTGGCGGCGGTGCTGCTGTGGGCGCGGGCCCCGTTTCTCGTCGTGGTCGCTGTGGCAGCGGTCACGGCCGCGCTGCTGCGACTGTGGGGCTGGGCGGTGTGAGGGGCGCTTTCCGCACAGAAGAAAGCGTGAGACGAACTGATTGTCGCTGAAGGAGACGCCGTTGGGGTCGGTGAAGGACACGGTTTGGCCGGAGAGCGCGTTGCCGTAGGCGTCCGTGACGGTAACGGTGACCGAGACGATGACCGGGACGGCCCACGCGGCGCCGGCGACGAGAGCGCGGCGCGACAGCTCGGGGGTTTCGGTCGTGGGGGAGACGTTCCTTCTTCGGGATTCCTCGAGGGGAGCGAGGCGGGTGGCGTGCCTGTCAGAGGGGTGAAGGAATGCGCGCCATCGTGTGCACTCGGTCTGCGTCCGGGGCAAGAGAGGACGCGCTCGGTAGGTACGTGACATCAGGGTTCACCCACTGCGGTCCCTTCGTTCACTCGGATCCGGTGTCCTTCTCGTGCCAGCTCTCCGCTCGGTCATAGGACCGCCTTCTAGACTGGCGCGATGAGCTTTGGCATCCTGCGCATCGCCGGTTGGGTCGTCGCGCTGCTGGTCGGTGCGTTCTACGGCGCGGCCGGCACGATCGCGCAGGGCTTCCGGCTCGGTCCGGTGCCGGTGGGCCTGCTGCTGGCGACGATCGGCTGTGCCGCGCTCCTCATCGCCCTGCGCACGCTGACCGGGGATCTCGTCAACGCCTTCGCCGGGGGACTCGGCATCTCGGCGGCGACCTATGTGTTCTCGCAGCCTGGGCTCGGGGGATCGGCCATCGTCGCCGCGCCCACCCCCGGTACCGAGTGGATCCCTGTGGTGTGGACGGTCGTCGGGCCCGCCCTGATGGTGTTGGTGGCCTTCTGGCCCGACTTCTCGCACCTGCGGCACGAACCCGCGACTCCCACCGCCTGACACGTCGGCGTCGAGCGGGGTCGCGTCGGGCGAGGCCGGTCGAGTCATCGCGATTAGACTGAACGGGTGACTTACGTGATCGCCCTCCCGTGTGTCGATGTCAAGGATCGCGCCTGCATCGACGAATGCCCCGTCGACTGCATCTACGAGGGTGAACGATCGCTGTACATCCACCCCGACGAATGCGTCGACTGCGGTGCGTGCGAGCCGGTCTGCCCCGTCGAGGCGATCTACTACGAGGACGACCTGCCCGAGGAGTGGTCCGACTACTACAAGGCGAACGTCGAGTTCTTCGATGACATCGGCTCGCCCGGTGGTGCCGCGAAGGTCGGCGTGATCGCCAAGGATCACCCGGTCATCACCGCGCTTCCCCCGCAGAGTCACTGAGCCGTGGGCGTCGCCGACCTCGCCGACTACCCCTGGGATGCCGTCGCCCCCTATGCCGAGCGCGCGCGGCGTCACCCGGCCGGCATCGTCGACCTGTCGATCGGCTCGCCCGTCGATCCGACGCCCGCCGTCGTCGCCGCGGCCCTCGCCGACGCGACCGACGCGCACGCCTACCCGCAGACGGCCGGCACTCCCGCGCTGCGTGAGGCGATCGCCGAGTGGTACGCCCGCCGACGGGGTGTTCCGGGTCTGACGGCCGCGAACGTCCTGCCGACCGTCGGCTCGAAAGAGCTCGTCGCCCTCCTGCCGCTGCTGCTGGGGCTCGGTCCCGGTGACGCCGTCGTGCACCCGCGGGCGGCCTACCCGACCTACGAGGTCGGTGCCCGTCTCGTGGGCGCCGAGCCGGTGGCATCCGACGATACAGCCGACTGGCCCGCGAACACCAAGCTCGTGTGGGTCAACTCGCCCGGCAACCCCGACGGACGCGTGCTCTCGGTGGCGGAGCTGACGGATGCCGTGACCCGGGCACGCGAGCTCGGAGCCGTCCTGGCCTCCGACGAGTGCTACGCCGAGCTCGGCTGGGACGCGCCGTGGGATGCCGAGCGGGTGCCGAGCGTGCTCGACCCCGCCGTGGTCGGCGACGACCTCACGGGTGTTCTCTCGGTGTACTCGCTGAGCAAGCAGTCGAACCTCGCGGGATACCGCGCGGCGTTCCTCGCGGGCGACGCCGCTCTCGTCGCGCGCCTGCTGACGGGCCGCAAGCACCTCGGCCTCATGCCCCCCGCGCCCGTCCAGCGGGCCATGACGGTCGCCCTCGGCGACGACGCGCACGTCGCGGAGCAGCGTGAGCGCTACGCCCGTCGACGCGCGCTGCTCAAGCCCGCAATCGAGGCCGCGGGCTTCACGATCGACCGCAGCGAGGCGGGCCTGTACCTCTGGGCGACCGAGGGGCGCGACGCGTGGGAGAGCGTGGGACGTCTGGCTGATCTCGGCATCCTCGTCGGTCCGGGCCACTTCTACGGCGAGCACTTCCCGAACCACGTGCGGTTCTCGCTCACCGCGACCGACGAGCGCATCGCCGCGGCGGCGGAGCGGCTGACGTCGTAGGTCAGCTCGAGCGGCTCCACGCCTCCCACAGACGCGCGTAGGGTCCGCCCGCGGTGCGCAGCTCGTCGTGCGTGCCTTCTTCGCGGACGCGCCCCGCGTCCAGCAGCACGACGCGGTCGGCCGCGGCCGCCTGGCTCAGGCGATGCGCGACGACCAGGGCCGCGCGTCCGTCGACGACCGCGAGAGCGGCGTTCTCGAGGCGGCCGGCCTCGGTGGACCCGGCTTCGGCGGTCGCCTCGTCGAGGACGACGAACGCGGGGTCGGCGAGCAGGACCCGCGCGAGGGCGAGATGCTGTGCTTCGGCGGGGGACAACGGGGTTCCCGATGCGCCGACCGGTTCGTCGAGTCCGCGCGGGAGTCGCGCGACGAGACCGTCGGCTCCGACGCGGTGGAGCGCGGCGAGCAGATCGTCGTCACCGGCAGCGGGCGCGGCGAGTGTGAGGTTCCCCCGCAGGTCGGTGTCGAAGACGTGCACGTCCTGCGTCACGAGGGCGACCGCGGTGGGCCGATCCGCCGTGCCCGCATCGGGTTCCTGCACCCCGGCCGCGATCGCGGCGAGCGTCGACTTGCCGGCTCCCGAGGCGCCCACGACGGCGAGCGTCTCGCCCTCGGCGATGTCCATCGACACGGCGTGGAGAACCGGATGTCCCGCGGTGTACGCGTGGGTGATGTCGCGCAGGACGACGGCTGCGCGCGGCTCTGCGGGGGCATCGCCCGGCGCGGCGGTGTCGGCCACCGGGTCGGCCGACCGTCCCGCCCCGGTGGCGGCGGGTTCATCCGGGTCGGCGGCGCGGATGACGCCCACGATCCGCGCGAGCGACGCGAGTGCCGACTGCAGGTCGTCGACGACGAAGAGCAGCTGATTGATGGGGCCGAACAGACGCAGGAACAGCAGCATGGCAGCCGTCGTGCCCCCGACCGTCCCGTGCCCGCCCGAGACGAGGACGAAGCCGACGACGAGCAGACCCGCCATGCCGAGGAACTCCGCGGCGTTCAGCCGCGCGAAGAACAGATTCTGGATGCCGCGCGCCCGCATGCTCCACCGCACGACGCTCCACGACGCCGCCGAGATGCGGACGAGGTGGGGCGTCGAGGAGCCGTAGGCGCGCACGGTCTCGAGCCCGCGGAGCGTGTCGAGCAGGTGCTGCGCCCGCTCGGCCATCGCGGCCCGTTCGGCCGCGTACACCCCGGGTGCGGCGCGCAGGTACGCCCGCACGGCGAACACGTGCACGGGGGCGATGACGAGGAGGGCGAGGGCATACCAGGGGTCGATGACCGCCATGCCGGCGAGCGTGACGACGATGGTGAACGCCGCGCCGACGAGGGCGGGCACGACCCGAGGGATCGCCTCCGACACCTCGGCGACGTCGTCGCCCGCGCGCGCGATGAGATCACCCGTCCCCGCTCTCTCGACGCGGGAGGGCGGCAGGTGCAGAGCGGTGCTGACCATGCGTTCGCGCAGGTCTGCCAGAGCGGTCTCGAACAGCTGAGAGGCCGAGATCATGCCGATCGCGGTGAGGACAGCCCCCACCACGACGGCTCCGGCCATCACTGCCGCCAGCGTCACGGCGAGGTCGGCCGCGCCCCCGCCCGCGCCGATCGCGTCGACGACGGTTCCGAGCGCGAGGGGTCCCGCGATGCCCGCGACGGCGGCGGCGAGCACGACGGCGACCAGCGTCGGCAGCCGCCACCATCCGCCGGGAAGCGACCGCCAGAGCTCGCGGGCGACCGCGCGCGCGGGAGCGAGGGGGAGGGCGTCGTTCATGCGGGGTCTCCGTCCGTGATGCGCACCACGCGGTCGGCCACCGCCGCGAACGCGGGGGTGCGCGTGACGATGACCGTGCGGCGGCCGCGGCGAACCGTGCGGACCCGCTCGGCGATGCGCGCCTCGGTGACCGCGTCGACCGCGGTGGTCGGGTCGTGCAGCACCAGCAGCTCCGCGTCGCGCGCGATCGCCCGCGCCAGGGCGACGCGTTGGCGCTGGCCGCCCGAGAGCGCCGTGCCGTTCTCGCCGACGCGACTGTCGAGTCCCTCGGGCAGCAGCTCGGCGAGCTCGTCGCACGCGGCGGCGTGCAGGGCGGCGTCGCGGGCCGCGGCATCCGTTTCCGACCCGGCGACGTTCTCGGACACGCTCCCCGCGAAGAGGTGCGCCGCGTGGGGAGCGTGCAGGGCGTCCGGATGCCGCGCCCGCAGCGCCGCGACCACGTCGTCGGCGCGCGACCCGT is a genomic window containing:
- a CDS encoding ABC transporter permease produces the protein MTQMLPEPANVDAPAPADERDTVGVSQGRLVLRRFLANKVAVVSGILFILLAIFSVSAIGVGPIPGWWKYDYTTLNPQSNGGAPSLSVVPFVIGDHPFGQDRIGIDYFAMTMRGIQNSILVMLIISIVGTTVGTVIGALAGYYRGWVDSVLMRITDVFIVIPIIVIGAVVGRATGGLGVIPLAFFLAMVSWTTIARLVRAEFLSLREREFVEAARVAGASDARIIFKHILPNAVGVVIVAATLLAAAAILLETALSYLQLGVRPPDVSLGLIISDNQSAFSTRPWLFWWPAGFIVLLAVLVNFVGDGLRDAFDPRQKRFSLRRTKEQAASATSAPASTQARVHPETPSS
- a CDS encoding PH domain-containing protein, coding for MPRQTFRSTFTRVLCAVVWAIIAAVAIGLLVTPAATEAPAAVIVGALGAAALVTAVLWSPSVSVDDEGVEVDNIAVRYRVPWAALIHVDTRYALQLHTPGRRIGVTAAPAPGATGSLRAARAHRRSDDASAPQTRPGELANTDSGRAAEMVRARWHALRDAGRIEAGVAESTRVVTTVRLGNLLLLVAGAAGVVAAVALV
- a CDS encoding dipeptide ABC transporter ATP-binding protein, which codes for MSTTEKAAIPALEMTDLSVDFAVDDVWVPAAKHLTYSIARGQVVAVVGESGSGKSVSSMAVLDLLPRNSRVRGSIKVNGREVNGLSASQMRQLRGPEVAAIFQEPMTALNPVLTVGSQIIEALRAHRPIAPAQAKARALELLEMVGLPDPAKAFASYPHQLSGGQRQRAMIAQSISLEPALLIADEPTTALDVTVQAEILDLIRDLRDRLDSAVLLITHDMGVVADLADWIVVMKSGDIVEQGPAVQVLGDPQDSYTKELLASVPRLGETLEGEPIVDVVEALAAAVAEGPARTEAIALAAAAPEIAHPVLQLDNVSIEYGKKGRVAAFRAVDDVTLGIAEGEIVGLVGESGSGKSTIGRAAIGLQPIADGRLVVDGVDISSGSRKRIKSLRRRVGIVFQDPSSSLNPRLPIGESIGEPLFLAGEAKGAELDARVEKLLDEVRLPRSYRNRYPHELSGGQKQRVGIARALSLQPRLLVADEPTSALDVSVQARVLELLSELQKEHRFACLFISHDLAVVDAMADRIVVLNRGKIAEQGTRDEILRAPKEPYTQRLIAAIPVPDVEVQAARRELRHELLRETPAS
- the typA gene encoding translational GTPase TypA, whose translation is MAHALRPDLRNVAIVAHVDHGKTTLVDAMLRQTGSFGDHAHVEERAMDSNDLEREKGITILAKNTAIEYNGIHTDVPVTINVIDTPGHADFGGEVERGLSMVDGVVLLVDASEGPLPQTRFVLRKALEAKLPVILLVNKTDRPDARIAEVEEEAHDLLLGLASDLVDDVPDLDVDALLDVPVVYASGRAGAASLNRPDNGALPDNDDLEPLFAAILEHVPAPSYDDEAPLQAWVTNLDSSPFLGRLALLRVFNGTLKKGQTVAWVRSDGTTSNARVTELLKTRALERFPAEDAGPGDIVAIAGFPDITIGETIADPEDVRPLPAITVDDPAISMTIGTNTSPLMGKVKGHKLTARMVKDRLDRELIGNVSLKVVDIGRPDAWEVQGRGELALAILVENMRREGFELTVGKPQVVTKRGDDGKLKEPYEHLTIDAPEEHLGAITQLMAARKGRMDNMTNHGTGWVRMEFVVPSRGLIGFRSEFLTITRGTGIANAISHGYDDWAGSITTRQNGSIVADRMGVVTPFAMIALQERMSFFVQPTEEVYEGMVIGENSRADDMDVNITKEKKLTNMRSSTSDSFESMTPPRVLTLEESLEFARDDECVEVTPEKVRIRKVVLDATERGRAASRAKRQDANA
- a CDS encoding helix-turn-helix domain-containing protein, with the translated sequence MTDLGDRIAATLRRERERRDLSVSELARRAGVAKATVSQLENGGGNPSVETLWALASALEIPFAVLVDEGVRSPTLIRAGEAAAAVPSSASAYLAVLLSASPPHARRDIYLLSAEPGAPRVSEPHPRGTVEHIVLVSGRGRIGPADAPYDLSPGDYLSYSGDAPHVFEALTPGMSAVCVVESH
- a CDS encoding AzlC family ABC transporter permease, producing MRSLSRTPEGVAARQGMAVALATSAYGISFGALSVASGLDVWQTCVLSLLMFTGGSQFAFVGVIAAGGVAAAPAAIASAVLLGVRNAAYAMRMSPVVAGGFWRKAGAVQFTIDESVAVGLAQTESRARRVGFWVTGVAIWVGWNLSTLLGALLGDVLGDPRAYGLDAAAAAAFLALLWPRLRGRQPFAVAAGAAVVAALLTPALMPGIPVIAAAGVAVAVGMFEPRRRAPMPVGIAEEKGMP
- a CDS encoding AzlD domain-containing protein; translated protein: MTLWTAVLLASVLCAALKGIGYLLPARWLEAPRPARIADLLTVALLSALVVVQTVAAGSEIAIDARVPAVAVAAVLLWARAPFLVVVAVAAVTAALLRLWGWAV
- a CDS encoding histidinol dehydrogenase gives rise to the protein MSFGILRIAGWVVALLVGAFYGAAGTIAQGFRLGPVPVGLLLATIGCAALLIALRTLTGDLVNAFAGGLGISAATYVFSQPGLGGSAIVAAPTPGTEWIPVVWTVVGPALMVLVAFWPDFSHLRHEPATPTA
- the fdxA gene encoding ferredoxin, encoding MTYVIALPCVDVKDRACIDECPVDCIYEGERSLYIHPDECVDCGACEPVCPVEAIYYEDDLPEEWSDYYKANVEFFDDIGSPGGAAKVGVIAKDHPVITALPPQSH
- the dapC gene encoding succinyldiaminopimelate transaminase is translated as MGVADLADYPWDAVAPYAERARRHPAGIVDLSIGSPVDPTPAVVAAALADATDAHAYPQTAGTPALREAIAEWYARRRGVPGLTAANVLPTVGSKELVALLPLLLGLGPGDAVVHPRAAYPTYEVGARLVGAEPVASDDTADWPANTKLVWVNSPGNPDGRVLSVAELTDAVTRARELGAVLASDECYAELGWDAPWDAERVPSVLDPAVVGDDLTGVLSVYSLSKQSNLAGYRAAFLAGDAALVARLLTGRKHLGLMPPAPVQRAMTVALGDDAHVAEQRERYARRRALLKPAIEAAGFTIDRSEAGLYLWATEGRDAWESVGRLADLGILVGPGHFYGEHFPNHVRFSLTATDERIAAAAERLTS